A stretch of the Haloarcula ordinaria genome encodes the following:
- a CDS encoding nucleic acid-binding protein, whose translation MTLVAVSDAGPLIHLAEIDSLELLEAFDTLLVPETVYKEIDAGGVPDGLADLSYELVEADDSRAGAEKLDAGERAAIAVAIERGVVLLTDDLAARQAASDVGVEVHGSIGVIALGHGRGLLNRDEATSRMRTLQRETSLFVTEAVVECGIQMLDEQ comes from the coding sequence GTGACGCTTGTGGCTGTCTCGGACGCGGGACCGCTCATTCACCTCGCCGAAATCGATTCGCTCGAACTGCTCGAGGCGTTCGACACACTTCTGGTTCCAGAGACGGTTTACAAGGAGATCGACGCCGGTGGTGTTCCGGACGGGTTGGCCGACCTCTCGTACGAACTCGTCGAAGCCGATGACAGTCGAGCCGGAGCTGAGAAACTGGACGCCGGAGAACGCGCCGCGATTGCGGTCGCTATCGAACGGGGCGTCGTTCTCCTAACGGACGACCTCGCTGCCCGGCAGGCAGCGTCCGATGTGGGCGTCGAAGTACACGGTTCCATCGGCGTCATCGCGCTGGGTCACGGTCGCGGATTGCTCAACAGGGACGAGGCGACATCGCGTATGCGAACACTCCAGCGTGAGACGAGTCTTTTCGTGACCGAGGCGGTCGTCGAGTGCGGTATCCAGATGCTGGACGAACAGTAA
- a CDS encoding redox-regulated ATPase YchF — protein sequence MSYKIGLVGKPSVGKSTFFNAATMNDVPEGAYPFTTIDPSMGEAYVRVDCAAPEFEHACTPNHGYCAEGVRFVPTKLVDVAGLVPGAHEGKGLGNQFLTDLNEADVLVHVVDFTGETNLEGEPTEGHDPRDDIDFLEEELDMWYLDILEKGIERYHSGYHGEEKAIEDDLAEQMSAFKITEDEIKQVVLALDLELDPDTWDEADREALAREIRIRTKPMLVAANKMDTPAAQTNWAEITEDPEYEHLTFVPVSAHAEKALKNGDEQGVLDYRPGDDDFAVTADLPEEKAEGLEQIREFVGEFGGTGVQQALETALFEELEAIAVFPGARKPQDDGTFLQDCFVLPDGSTAEDFAYFLHSDIGDGFLHAHNVRSGRQVGADTELDHCDVIEITTTN from the coding sequence ATGAGCTACAAGATCGGACTCGTCGGCAAGCCCTCCGTCGGCAAGTCCACCTTCTTCAACGCCGCGACGATGAACGACGTGCCGGAGGGGGCCTACCCCTTCACGACCATCGACCCCTCGATGGGCGAGGCGTACGTCCGCGTCGACTGTGCCGCCCCGGAGTTCGAACACGCCTGTACCCCAAACCACGGCTACTGCGCCGAGGGCGTCCGCTTCGTCCCGACGAAACTCGTCGACGTCGCAGGCCTGGTCCCCGGGGCCCACGAAGGCAAAGGCCTGGGTAACCAGTTCCTGACCGACCTCAACGAGGCCGACGTGCTCGTCCACGTCGTCGACTTCACAGGGGAGACGAACCTGGAAGGCGAGCCAACTGAAGGCCACGACCCCCGCGACGACATCGACTTCCTCGAAGAAGAACTGGACATGTGGTACCTCGACATCTTAGAGAAGGGTATCGAGCGCTACCACTCGGGCTACCACGGCGAGGAGAAAGCCATCGAGGACGACCTCGCGGAACAGATGTCCGCGTTCAAGATCACCGAGGACGAGATAAAGCAGGTCGTCCTCGCGCTGGACCTCGAACTCGACCCCGACACGTGGGACGAGGCCGACCGCGAGGCGCTGGCCCGCGAGATCCGTATCCGGACCAAGCCGATGCTCGTCGCGGCCAACAAGATGGACACCCCGGCCGCGCAGACGAACTGGGCCGAGATAACCGAGGACCCCGAGTACGAGCACCTGACGTTCGTCCCGGTCTCGGCCCACGCCGAGAAGGCGCTGAAGAACGGCGACGAGCAGGGGGTGCTCGACTACCGCCCCGGCGACGACGACTTCGCGGTGACGGCCGACCTCCCAGAGGAGAAGGCCGAGGGACTGGAGCAGATTCGCGAGTTCGTCGGCGAGTTCGGCGGCACCGGCGTCCAGCAGGCCCTCGAGACGGCGCTGTTCGAGGAACTCGAGGCTATCGCCGTCTTCCCCGGCGCCCGCAAACCACAGGACGACGGCACCTTCCTGCAGGACTGTTTCGTCCTTCCCGACGGGTCGACCGCCGAGGACTTCGCGTACTTCCTGCACTCCGACATCGGCGACGGGTTCCTGCACGCGCACAACGTCCGGTCGGGTCGACAGGTGGGTGCCGATACGGAACTGGACCACTGCGACGTCATCGAGATCACGACGACGAACTGA
- a CDS encoding type 1 glutamine amidotransferase gives MRPLRIALLNAAHERVDTRENFQRELDADLVEFHAPSGDLPEDLRWDAFVVTGSAASVYWDREWIGRLKTWVGDAVEAGLPALGVCYGHQLLADVMGGRVESMDEYEIGYRTVRQDGDNRLLAGVDREFTVFTTHSDRVVEAPPGATVFARNDYGIHGFRAGRAFAVQFHPEYDTATARSVTENKDLPDERIERVLDGIDAETYEAACEAKRLFGNFLDFVRDVQRTRASVD, from the coding sequence ATGAGACCGCTTCGCATCGCGTTGCTGAACGCCGCCCACGAGCGGGTCGACACCCGCGAGAACTTCCAGCGGGAACTCGACGCCGACCTCGTCGAGTTCCACGCGCCGTCGGGCGACCTGCCCGAGGACCTCCGCTGGGACGCGTTCGTCGTAACCGGGTCCGCCGCGTCGGTCTACTGGGACCGGGAGTGGATCGGCCGCCTGAAGACCTGGGTCGGCGATGCCGTCGAGGCTGGCCTGCCGGCGCTCGGCGTCTGCTACGGCCACCAGCTGCTCGCGGACGTCATGGGTGGGCGCGTCGAGTCAATGGACGAGTACGAGATCGGCTACCGGACCGTCCGACAGGACGGCGACAACCGGCTGCTCGCTGGCGTCGACCGCGAGTTCACGGTCTTTACCACCCACTCCGACCGCGTCGTCGAAGCACCGCCCGGCGCGACCGTCTTCGCCCGCAACGACTACGGGATCCACGGGTTCCGGGCCGGCCGTGCCTTCGCCGTCCAGTTCCACCCCGAGTACGACACGGCGACCGCCCGGTCGGTCACCGAGAACAAGGACCTCCCCGACGAGCGTATCGAGCGGGTGCTCGACGGCATCGACGCCGAGACCTACGAGGCCGCCTGCGAGGCCAAGCGGCTGTTCGGGAACTTCCTCGACTTCGTTCGCGACGTCCAGCGAACGCGCGCCAGCGTCGACTGA
- a CDS encoding Nif3-like dinuclear metal center hexameric protein → MDAGDIASRLDDRLDVPAYADLDASPNGLQVGPASQPVETIAVAVDAAVETIEQADEAGADLLVAHHGLVWGSIERVTGRNFERIAPLVDGDTALYVAHLPLDGHQELGNAAGLGDLLGLVDREPFGQVGPEYIGQRGQFDDPRALTDIAATLEEILDTGGQDVQTLDFGPETVEDVAIVTGSGVDWLDEAVDAGADLLVTGEGKQQVYHEAREAGINVALAGHYATETLGVRSLQRLLEDWGLETTFVDCPTGL, encoded by the coding sequence ATGGACGCAGGTGACATCGCGAGCCGACTCGACGACCGACTCGACGTCCCGGCCTACGCGGACCTCGACGCCAGTCCGAACGGCCTCCAGGTCGGGCCGGCGAGCCAGCCGGTGGAGACGATCGCCGTCGCCGTCGACGCTGCCGTCGAGACCATCGAACAGGCCGACGAAGCCGGTGCGGACCTGCTGGTGGCACACCACGGCCTCGTCTGGGGGAGCATCGAGCGAGTCACCGGCCGGAACTTCGAGCGCATCGCGCCGCTCGTCGACGGCGACACGGCGCTCTACGTCGCGCACCTCCCGCTCGACGGGCACCAGGAACTGGGGAACGCCGCTGGCCTCGGTGACCTGCTGGGGCTCGTCGACCGAGAGCCGTTCGGGCAGGTCGGACCGGAGTACATCGGGCAGCGGGGCCAGTTCGACGACCCCCGTGCGCTCACAGACATCGCGGCGACGCTCGAAGAGATCCTGGATACCGGCGGACAGGACGTCCAGACGCTCGATTTCGGTCCCGAAACCGTCGAGGACGTCGCCATCGTCACCGGCAGCGGTGTCGACTGGCTGGACGAGGCCGTCGACGCCGGCGCGGACCTCCTCGTGACCGGTGAGGGGAAACAGCAGGTGTACCATGAGGCCCGCGAGGCGGGTATCAACGTGGCGCTCGCTGGCCACTACGCGACGGAGACGCTCGGTGTGCGCTCGCTGCAGCGGCTCCTCGAAGATTGGGGTCTCGAGACGACGTTCGTCGACTGCCCGACAGGGCTTTAG
- a CDS encoding deoxyhypusine synthase, with product MSDHEDRETFSHDPIGHAEARAGMTVGELAESYGEAGIGANDLHEAVDVYSEILSDDVTTFFGLAGAMVPTGMRAIVSELIRDGHIDVLVTTGANLTHDTIEAIGGKHHHGEVTPEGRTEREHDETLRDEGVDRIYNVYLPQEHFALFENHLRDEVFSALESEGTVSIQRMTEAMGRANSEVNDREDVAEDAGVLAAAYEHDVPVYCPAFQDSVLGLQAWMYSQTSEFTVDALADMTDITDIAYEADSAGAMLVGGGVPKNYVLQTMLVSPDAYDYAVQLTMDPSNTGGLSGATLEEARSWGKLEKDARNVSVYADATITLPLVVAAARERVGE from the coding sequence ATGAGCGATCACGAGGACCGCGAGACGTTCAGTCACGACCCCATCGGGCACGCCGAGGCCCGCGCCGGGATGACCGTCGGCGAACTGGCCGAGAGCTACGGCGAGGCCGGTATCGGCGCGAACGACCTCCACGAGGCCGTCGACGTCTACAGCGAGATACTTTCTGACGACGTGACGACGTTCTTCGGTCTGGCTGGCGCGATGGTGCCGACGGGGATGCGCGCCATCGTCAGCGAGCTCATCCGCGACGGCCACATCGACGTCTTGGTGACGACGGGCGCGAACCTGACCCACGACACCATCGAGGCCATCGGTGGGAAGCACCACCACGGCGAGGTCACTCCAGAAGGCCGGACCGAGCGCGAACACGACGAGACGCTGCGCGACGAGGGCGTCGACCGCATCTACAACGTCTACCTGCCACAGGAGCACTTCGCGCTGTTCGAGAACCACCTCCGCGACGAGGTGTTCTCGGCCCTCGAATCGGAGGGAACGGTCTCCATCCAGCGGATGACCGAGGCGATGGGGCGAGCCAACAGCGAGGTCAACGACCGCGAGGACGTCGCCGAGGACGCCGGCGTGCTGGCAGCGGCCTACGAACACGACGTCCCGGTCTACTGCCCGGCGTTCCAGGACTCGGTGCTGGGACTCCAGGCCTGGATGTACTCCCAGACCAGCGAGTTCACCGTCGACGCGCTGGCCGACATGACTGACATCACCGACATCGCTTACGAGGCCGACAGCGCGGGCGCGATGCTCGTCGGCGGCGGCGTCCCGAAGAACTACGTCCTCCAGACGATGCTGGTGTCGCCGGACGCCTACGACTACGCCGTCCAGCTGACGATGGACCCCTCGAACACCGGCGGGCTCTCTGGCGCGACGCTGGAGGAGGCCCGCTCGTGGGGGAAACTGGAGAAAGACGCCCGGAACGTCTCGGTGTACGCCGACGCGACCATCACCCTCCCGCTGGTCGTCGCCGCCGCCCGCGAACGGGTCGGGGAGTAG
- a CDS encoding DsbA family protein has protein sequence MKRRRFLGLAGASAVAGLAGCGGNESTGESIEDHPAATDLEAQPRQGDLGGHVVLTFEDPSCERCAAFHENTVPEMRSALVDPGLGAYVVRTYPVIFPWGEPATYALEATFDRDEDAFWSLLEHYFARRGQFNQDNVLRLTAEYLDSETGLDGGQIAADAENRTYEEQVQADIQAAEDAGLGQTTPVVLLFRDGNFVTKVNGSVSYDVIAEALGEAE, from the coding sequence ATGAAGCGACGACGGTTCCTGGGACTCGCGGGCGCGAGTGCCGTCGCCGGACTCGCGGGCTGTGGCGGCAACGAGTCGACGGGCGAGTCCATCGAGGACCACCCGGCAGCGACGGACCTCGAGGCCCAGCCGCGGCAGGGCGACCTGGGCGGCCACGTCGTCCTCACGTTCGAGGACCCGTCCTGTGAGCGCTGTGCAGCGTTCCACGAGAACACGGTGCCCGAGATGCGGTCGGCCCTCGTCGACCCGGGGCTGGGCGCGTACGTCGTCCGGACCTACCCGGTCATCTTCCCGTGGGGCGAGCCGGCCACCTACGCGCTGGAGGCGACGTTCGACCGCGACGAGGACGCGTTCTGGTCGCTGCTGGAGCACTACTTCGCGAGGCGCGGGCAGTTCAATCAGGACAACGTGTTGCGTCTGACCGCCGAGTACCTGGACAGCGAAACGGGCCTCGACGGAGGCCAGATTGCCGCTGACGCCGAGAACCGGACCTACGAGGAGCAGGTTCAGGCCGACATCCAGGCCGCCGAGGACGCCGGCCTCGGGCAGACGACGCCCGTCGTGTTGCTCTTCCGGGATGGCAACTTCGTGACGAAGGTCAACGGGAGCGTCAGCTACGACGTCATCGCGGAGGCACTCGGGGAGGCGGAGTGA
- the speB gene encoding agmatinase, with product MFPGAGADREAADYALVGAPLDASTSFRPGARFGPRRVRQFATGFDDYDHHTDQHFTALSVYDHGDVGPTADTAEYLTFLESTVAEFDREGATPLLVGGEHTVSIAAVRALDPDVFVCLDAHLDLRESYAGDEYSHATVTHHALDVADRAVVLGARTGSEVEWDRAAEADVTVVPPEDVADWMPDFDGERAYLSVDVDAADPGFAPGTGTPEPFGLEPREMRDTVRAVAPYAVGFDVVEVNDRDDGQAATLAAKLLRAFVFSHATE from the coding sequence ATGTTCCCCGGCGCGGGCGCCGACCGAGAGGCCGCCGACTACGCCCTCGTGGGCGCCCCGCTCGACGCCTCGACCTCGTTTCGTCCCGGTGCGCGGTTCGGTCCCCGTCGCGTCCGCCAGTTCGCCACGGGATTCGACGACTACGACCACCACACCGACCAGCACTTCACGGCGCTCTCCGTCTACGACCACGGCGACGTCGGCCCGACGGCCGACACCGCCGAGTACCTCACCTTCTTGGAGAGCACCGTCGCCGAGTTCGACCGCGAGGGCGCCACGCCGCTCCTCGTCGGGGGCGAACACACCGTCTCGATAGCCGCCGTCCGCGCGCTCGACCCGGACGTGTTCGTCTGTCTCGACGCCCACCTCGACCTGCGCGAGTCGTACGCCGGCGACGAGTACTCGCACGCGACGGTGACCCACCATGCGCTGGACGTGGCAGACCGCGCCGTCGTGCTGGGTGCACGGACTGGGTCCGAAGTCGAGTGGGACCGGGCCGCCGAAGCGGACGTCACCGTCGTCCCGCCCGAGGACGTGGCCGACTGGATGCCCGACTTCGATGGTGAGCGGGCGTACCTCTCTGTGGACGTCGACGCGGCCGACCCCGGGTTCGCACCCGGAACTGGGACTCCCGAACCGTTCGGCCTCGAACCCCGGGAGATGCGTGACACCGTTCGGGCGGTGGCACCCTACGCCGTCGGTTTCGATGTCGTGGAGGTCAACGACCGCGACGACGGCCAGGCGGCGACGCTGGCCGCGAAACTCCTCCGGGCGTTCGTCTTCTCGCACGCGACGGAGTGA
- a CDS encoding succinic semialdehyde dehydrogenase, translating to MSAPNVSSTFPDAIGDRLAGSVTTVGDRDPLWVRTPFTKDTLGAVPACQPADVDEAVANARDVQASWADRPIEDRAAVLQRFADSVLANRSELLDIVQLEAGKSRFDAHVEVLDVVLTADYYARTGPTHLAPTRKSAGVPLLTKAVEHYDPVGVVGLIEPWNYPLTLAISDMLPALLAGNAAVLKPAEATPFCALRAVELLEEAGVPEGLVQVVTGYGDTVGERLVASVDFLTFTGSTATGRAVAATAGEHLVDTSLELGGKNPALVFADADLGDAVRGLVHGSFANAGQLCIAFERIFVERSVYDEFLTRFVDATESLALGADLSFDYDVGSLIAEHQLETVETHVADARERGATVHTGGRRRADVGPLCYEPTVLTDVPDDASVAREETFGPVVTIAPFDDPDAAVERANATDYGLHASVWTDDRARGEAVARRIEAGSVSVNDAYLSMWASTDAPMGGVGDSGIGRRHARHGIEKYTHAQTVTTQRVHPLVPVDALPNDVAAAAATWGVRALRRLRRLDPFERG from the coding sequence ATGAGCGCGCCGAACGTCTCGTCGACGTTCCCCGACGCGATCGGCGACCGCCTCGCGGGGAGCGTCACGACCGTCGGCGACCGCGACCCGCTGTGGGTCCGGACGCCGTTCACAAAGGACACTCTTGGGGCCGTTCCGGCCTGCCAGCCGGCCGACGTCGATGAGGCCGTCGCGAACGCGAGGGACGTACAGGCGTCGTGGGCCGACCGCCCCATCGAGGACCGCGCCGCGGTTCTCCAGCGGTTCGCCGACAGCGTCCTGGCGAACCGCTCGGAGCTCCTCGACATCGTCCAGCTGGAGGCCGGCAAGTCCAGATTCGACGCCCACGTCGAGGTCCTCGACGTCGTCCTCACGGCCGACTACTACGCGCGAACGGGGCCGACCCACCTCGCGCCGACCCGGAAGAGCGCGGGCGTCCCGCTGCTCACCAAGGCGGTCGAACACTACGACCCCGTCGGCGTGGTCGGGCTCATCGAGCCCTGGAACTACCCGCTGACGCTCGCCATCTCCGACATGCTCCCCGCGCTCCTGGCGGGCAACGCGGCGGTGCTCAAACCGGCCGAGGCGACGCCGTTCTGTGCGCTCCGGGCCGTCGAACTGCTCGAGGAGGCCGGCGTCCCCGAGGGCCTGGTCCAGGTCGTCACCGGCTACGGCGACACCGTCGGCGAGCGCCTGGTCGCCTCGGTCGACTTCCTCACGTTCACTGGGAGCACGGCGACGGGGCGGGCGGTCGCCGCGACGGCCGGCGAGCACCTCGTGGACACCTCGCTCGAACTCGGCGGGAAGAACCCGGCGCTCGTCTTCGCGGACGCCGACCTCGGCGACGCGGTGCGGGGCCTGGTCCACGGGAGTTTCGCCAACGCCGGGCAGCTCTGTATCGCCTTCGAGCGGATCTTCGTGGAGCGGTCTGTTTACGACGAGTTCCTGACGCGGTTCGTCGACGCGACCGAGTCGCTCGCCCTCGGGGCGGACCTCTCGTTCGACTACGACGTGGGGTCGCTCATCGCCGAGCACCAGCTGGAGACGGTCGAAACCCATGTCGCGGACGCCCGCGAGCGCGGCGCCACCGTCCACACCGGCGGCCGACGCCGTGCGGACGTGGGACCGCTGTGCTACGAGCCGACGGTGCTCACCGACGTCCCCGACGACGCCAGCGTCGCTCGCGAGGAGACGTTCGGGCCGGTCGTCACTATCGCCCCCTTCGACGACCCCGACGCGGCCGTCGAGCGGGCCAACGCCACCGACTACGGCCTCCACGCCAGCGTCTGGACCGACGACAGAGCGCGCGGTGAGGCGGTGGCGCGGCGCATCGAGGCCGGGTCGGTCTCGGTCAACGACGCCTACCTCTCGATGTGGGCGTCGACGGACGCGCCGATGGGCGGCGTGGGCGACTCCGGCATCGGCCGGCGGCACGCGCGCCACGGCATCGAGAAGTACACGCACGCCCAGACGGTGACGACGCAACGGGTCCATCCGCTCGTGCCGGTCGACGCCCTCCCGAACGACGTCGCCGCGGCCGCTGCCACCTGGGGCGTCCGTGCGCTCCGGCGACTCCGACGGCTCGACCCGTTCGAACGCGGCTGA
- a CDS encoding glutamate-cysteine ligase family protein produces the protein MSDTTQPIRRSIEVEYWVVDERGELVEPGELASASAGAEREFVRPLLEIKTTPCETTAQLREELFDRLEAVLDMAEASGKRLVPLATPLAGADVDEIPSDRTRIQNEVIGDEFRHVRHCAGTHIHVEQQPGHEVDQLNAFVALDPALALLNSSPYYRGERLAAGARSMLYRREAYDSMPHQGRLWSYIDDEREWTRRLERRYEEFVTATLDAGVDRATLEANFGPESAVWTPVQFRERFDTVEWRSADAALPDQVVRLADRLAEVTASVRDGTVRIEGETGHRTDEGMVLPSFDAVLEYGDAAIREGLDDGVRGYLERMGFDVAAYDPLTAHVDSGETITAEAARDRRLEYAEVLEQAVRNRRSINAD, from the coding sequence GTGTCCGACACCACGCAACCCATTCGGCGGAGCATCGAGGTCGAGTACTGGGTGGTCGACGAGCGGGGCGAACTGGTCGAGCCGGGTGAACTGGCATCGGCGTCGGCCGGCGCCGAACGGGAGTTCGTCCGCCCGCTGCTCGAGATAAAGACGACGCCCTGCGAGACGACGGCTCAACTGCGCGAGGAGCTGTTCGACCGGCTCGAAGCGGTGCTCGACATGGCCGAGGCGTCGGGCAAGCGGCTCGTCCCGCTGGCGACGCCGCTGGCCGGTGCGGACGTCGACGAGATACCCAGCGACCGAACGCGCATCCAGAACGAGGTGATCGGCGACGAGTTCAGGCACGTCCGTCACTGCGCCGGGACACATATCCACGTCGAACAGCAGCCCGGCCACGAGGTCGACCAGCTGAACGCCTTCGTCGCGCTCGACCCGGCCCTGGCGCTGCTCAACTCCTCGCCGTACTACCGGGGGGAACGGCTGGCAGCGGGCGCACGCTCGATGCTGTACCGCCGGGAAGCGTACGACAGCATGCCCCACCAGGGACGGCTCTGGTCGTACATCGACGACGAGCGGGAGTGGACGCGCCGCCTGGAGCGTCGCTACGAGGAGTTCGTCACGGCGACGCTGGACGCGGGCGTCGACCGGGCGACCCTGGAGGCGAACTTCGGCCCGGAGAGCGCCGTCTGGACGCCGGTGCAGTTCCGCGAGCGGTTCGATACCGTCGAGTGGCGCTCCGCGGACGCGGCGCTGCCGGACCAGGTTGTCCGGCTGGCCGACCGGCTGGCCGAGGTGACCGCCAGCGTCCGTGACGGCACGGTGCGCATCGAGGGCGAGACCGGCCACCGGACCGACGAGGGGATGGTCCTCCCGTCGTTCGACGCCGTCCTCGAGTACGGCGACGCCGCCATCCGGGAGGGCCTCGACGACGGCGTCCGTGGCTACCTCGAACGGATGGGGTTCGACGTCGCGGCGTACGACCCGCTCACCGCCCACGTCGACAGCGGCGAGACTATCACGGCCGAGGCGGCCCGGGACCGGCGCCTGGAGTACGCCGAGGTGCTCGAACAGGCGGTCCGCAACCGTCGTTCCATCAATGCCGACTGA
- a CDS encoding translation initiation factor IF-5A, with protein sequence MAKEQTEVRELDEGSYVMIEATPCKIDSYSTAKPGKHGSAKARIDARGVFDKKKRSLSQPVDAKVWVPIITRKQGQVVSTDGDDAQVMDLDTYETFTMRQPDDVNLEPDDEIEYLEYEDQRLITRS encoded by the coding sequence ATGGCAAAAGAGCAGACCGAGGTCCGCGAACTCGACGAAGGCAGTTACGTGATGATCGAGGCCACGCCGTGTAAGATCGACTCCTACAGCACGGCAAAGCCCGGCAAGCACGGCAGCGCGAAGGCCCGAATCGACGCTCGCGGCGTCTTCGACAAGAAGAAGCGCTCGCTCTCCCAGCCGGTCGACGCGAAGGTCTGGGTCCCCATCATCACCCGGAAGCAGGGCCAGGTCGTCTCGACGGACGGCGACGACGCCCAGGTGATGGACTTAGACACCTACGAGACGTTCACGATGCGCCAGCCCGACGACGTCAACCTCGAGCCGGACGACGAGATCGAGTACCTCGAGTACGAGGACCAGCGCCTCATCACGCGCTCGTAA
- a CDS encoding CynX/NimT family MFS transporter — MGDDQSVTPLTYALLLAGTVSYTCLMFSWFSLPAYLSLLIEEFGLTGSQAGLLAGAVPLTYIPIALFSGVVVDRFGPFNSLAVSVGLVGVAQVGRSAATGYPSLLAFTFVLGIGGTGITFGLPKLVSNLFPSGRTGFPSSVYLLGASAGTAGAFAVGRPILGPVLGGWRPLFYYTGLFALGYAVVLGVGALLRPAAGRAASASEFSLDSMRRDLSAIVRHRDLLLVVAIGTMYLLVLHGMQGWLPTVLESRGAAPGRAGRATGLLVAANAAGVLLVPAVTDRVGHLRVAIGVCGVAIATGVATVALTGIGAVLTAGVVATGLGVGGLAPLVRVIPPELDGIGSARTGTAVALVFAVGEVGGFLGPLLIGTFRDLTASFVPGLALLAVGGLVVILAGRALPSVDD; from the coding sequence ATGGGCGACGACCAGTCCGTCACGCCGCTGACCTACGCCCTGCTGCTCGCCGGAACGGTGAGCTACACCTGCCTGATGTTCTCCTGGTTCTCGCTGCCGGCGTACCTCTCCTTGCTCATCGAGGAGTTCGGGTTGACCGGGTCGCAGGCGGGGTTGCTCGCCGGGGCCGTGCCGCTGACGTACATCCCCATCGCGCTGTTCTCGGGCGTCGTCGTCGACCGCTTCGGCCCGTTCAACAGCCTGGCGGTCAGCGTCGGCCTCGTCGGCGTCGCACAGGTCGGCCGGAGCGCCGCGACGGGCTATCCGTCACTGCTCGCGTTCACGTTCGTCCTCGGCATCGGCGGGACCGGCATCACCTTCGGGCTCCCCAAGCTCGTCTCGAACCTGTTCCCGAGTGGGCGGACCGGATTCCCCTCGTCGGTGTACCTGCTGGGAGCGTCCGCCGGCACCGCCGGCGCGTTCGCCGTCGGGCGCCCCATCCTCGGCCCGGTACTCGGCGGCTGGCGACCGCTGTTCTACTACACGGGCCTGTTCGCACTGGGCTACGCAGTCGTGCTGGGCGTTGGGGCGCTGCTCCGACCCGCCGCGGGTCGGGCCGCGAGCGCGTCCGAGTTCAGTCTCGACTCGATGCGCCGGGACCTGTCGGCCATCGTCCGGCACCGGGACCTGTTGCTCGTCGTCGCCATCGGGACGATGTACCTGCTCGTCCTCCACGGGATGCAGGGCTGGTTGCCGACCGTCCTGGAGAGTCGTGGCGCCGCACCCGGGCGTGCGGGTCGCGCGACCGGCCTCCTGGTCGCGGCGAACGCCGCGGGCGTCCTGCTCGTCCCCGCGGTCACGGACCGCGTGGGGCATCTCCGCGTGGCTATCGGCGTCTGTGGCGTCGCCATCGCCACCGGCGTCGCCACGGTGGCCCTCACCGGTATCGGTGCCGTGCTGACCGCAGGCGTCGTCGCGACCGGCCTCGGTGTCGGTGGGCTCGCCCCGCTCGTGCGCGTCATCCCGCCGGAGCTCGACGGCATCGGGAGCGCTCGTACGGGGACCGCCGTCGCGCTCGTCTTCGCCGTCGGCGAGGTCGGCGGGTTCCTGGGCCCGCTGCTCATCGGCACGTTTCGCGACCTGACGGCGTCGTTCGTCCCGGGCCTGGCGCTCCTCGCCGTCGGCGGCCTCGTCGTCATCCTCGCCGGCCGGGCGCTCCCGTCGGTCGACGACTGA
- a CDS encoding transcription elongation protein SprT, which produces MSESPAYAAVESHEDLVAWSRAYCRDVRRGWGVDVRFDLVDWAVSTRAKRRAAAVKRPKLPDATVGEPYDWASVEGAEGRPLPCTVSLTWAAFESFDRDEWAATLRHELVHVEQYQRDGTTDHGAAFRERAADLETEVHCPAFSDPKYVLTCESCGDLVARRYRDCKLVAQRERYRSDCCGAALDLS; this is translated from the coding sequence GTGAGCGAGTCGCCGGCCTACGCCGCCGTCGAGAGCCACGAGGACCTCGTCGCGTGGTCGCGGGCCTACTGCCGCGACGTCCGCCGCGGGTGGGGCGTCGACGTCCGGTTCGACCTCGTCGACTGGGCGGTCTCGACCCGGGCGAAGCGCCGTGCGGCCGCGGTCAAGCGCCCCAAACTCCCCGACGCGACGGTCGGCGAGCCCTACGACTGGGCGTCGGTCGAGGGGGCCGAGGGCCGCCCACTTCCGTGCACGGTGTCCCTGACGTGGGCCGCTTTCGAGTCCTTCGACCGCGACGAGTGGGCGGCCACGCTGCGCCACGAGCTCGTCCACGTCGAGCAGTACCAGCGCGACGGGACGACGGACCACGGGGCGGCGTTCCGCGAGCGGGCGGCCGACTTGGAGACCGAGGTCCACTGTCCGGCCTTCTCGGACCCGAAGTACGTCCTCACCTGCGAGTCGTGTGGCGACCTGGTCGCGCGGCGCTACCGGGACTGCAAACTCGTCGCGCAGCGCGAACGCTACCGGTCTGACTGCTGTGGCGCGGCGCTGGACCTCTCCTGA